In Thermofilum pendens Hrk 5, the sequence CGTTAACGGCCCACGAACTCGTGAACTTTGTGCTCAGAACCAGGGGTAGGTGCAAGGGTAGAGAGTGCGAGGCGAAAACCATGGAGGCACTTGAAGCTGTAGGCGCCGCCGGCATTGCTGATAAAAAGCTGAGCGAAATGAGCGGTGGTCAGCTACAAAGAGTGCTTCTCGCAAGAGCTCTAGCCACAGGCGCCGACATCCTGCTCCTCGACGAGCCCCTCTCCGGTATAGATCCCAGCGGTAGGGAGTACATCCTCGGAGAGATAGAGAAGATCTCGAAGAGAAAACTCGTCGTAATGACGACGCACGACCCTGTACTAACCCTGAACAAGAGCAAGACGATAGTTGTGTTTAACAGGGGTGTGAGAGCTGTGGGCTCTCCGGGCGACGTGTTCAAGCTGGACCTGCTGAGAAAAGCCTACGGGAGCAACGTGTTGCTCATTGAGAAGTGTCTACACGTAATCAGCTGAGGGGGTGAGCGCCATGTATATTGACCCGAGATGGCTTATAGTGATTCTTGGAAGCTCTGTCTCGTTCAGCGTGCTGAGCCCGGTGATACACGCCAGGCGCCTAAACTTCTTCGCGGCTACCCTTCCACACTCGTCGCTACTAGCCGTGTCTCTAGGCTACCTGCTCAGCTTCCTCCTCGGTTACTCGCCGACCCTGTGGGCTATACCTATCAGCGTCGCGCTTTCCTTCCTGCTAGTAGTGCTTATACATAGGGGTGTCAGCGAGGATAGCGCTACCTCCGCGTTCGTAAGCTTCTCTGTGTCCGCCAGCGTCGCCGCGATGTATTATATCCTCACGAAGTTCCCTTCAGAGGTCAGCCTATGGTCCTACATACTCGGAGACCCCCTACTCGTAACTTGGGAAGACGTGGCGGTAACGGTCGTGGTCACGGCGGTGGCAACTCTGAGCACACTACTCATATACATGAAGGAGGTCGTTATCGGGCTCGACAGGGACTTCTCCCAGTTGCTCGGAATAAACGTTAACCTGCACGACTACTTGGTGGTCTTCGTCTTGACGCTGGTTAGCATTAGCTTGCTGAAAGTTGTGGGGTTTGTCCTGGAGCATGTAGTCTTGCTCCTACCGGCGACGGTATCGGTACAGCTGGCTAAGAGCGCTAAGGAGTTCCTGGGCTACAGCCTACTAGTCTCCACGGTATCCGGGCTACTAGGGCTATTTACCTCGATATACGCGAACGTCGCGCCTTCAGCTATGTACGGCTTCGTGATGCTGGGACTCTACCTAGCCGTTCTCCTGAGGGGTGAGGCTCGTTGAGGGACAAGAGGAGGGTCGGCGTCTCGCTGGACGGCGACGTCTTCGAGGAGCTTGAAAGAGTGGCGAAGGCTTTCAACACGGACAGATCCCACATAGTCAACATGGCGGCGCGCGAATACCTGCTGGAGAAGTTCCACTACGCTAAGCCCCACAGCTGCGAAGGAGTGATGATTATAAGCTACGACCCGGCAAGGGGGCAGGAAGTAGCAGAGGCTATCGAGGAGAGCAAGTCGCTGGTAGTCAGCAGGAGCCACTTCCACACGGGTGACGGTTGCTGCCTGGAGATACTCTACCTTAAGGGAGATTCCGAGGAGATATGGTTGCTGGAGAAAAGGGTGAGCCACCTCTGCGACGTCTGCAGGTTTGTCCCTAGTCACAGGCTTCAGTGAACACCTTCCTCAGGACTCCCAGCCTGCTTTTTCCCCTCAAGAGGAACTCGTTAGCTGTTTCAAGGAGTATGGGTAGGCTTTCCCGCCTCACGACCTCTACCCCCTGGACGCGTATCGGGACCTCCAGACGCTCCATGGACATT encodes:
- a CDS encoding metal ABC transporter ATP-binding protein, coding for MWRDTMHAQTVELRGVSFAYSDGEPILNNENLFLSGPGLVTILGPNGSGKTTLFKVVLGLLKPSSGSVVINGEDVTGNPVKAGKYASLVPQLSAIRRDLPLTAHELVNFVLRTRGRCKGRECEAKTMEALEAVGAAGIADKKLSEMSGGQLQRVLLARALATGADILLLDEPLSGIDPSGREYILGEIEKISKRKLVVMTTHDPVLTLNKSKTIVVFNRGVRAVGSPGDVFKLDLLRKAYGSNVLLIEKCLHVIS
- a CDS encoding metal ABC transporter permease translates to MYIDPRWLIVILGSSVSFSVLSPVIHARRLNFFAATLPHSSLLAVSLGYLLSFLLGYSPTLWAIPISVALSFLLVVLIHRGVSEDSATSAFVSFSVSASVAAMYYILTKFPSEVSLWSYILGDPLLVTWEDVAVTVVVTAVATLSTLLIYMKEVVIGLDRDFSQLLGINVNLHDYLVVFVLTLVSISLLKVVGFVLEHVVLLLPATVSVQLAKSAKEFLGYSLLVSTVSGLLGLFTSIYANVAPSAMYGFVMLGLYLAVLLRGEAR
- a CDS encoding CopG family ribbon-helix-helix protein, producing MRDKRRVGVSLDGDVFEELERVAKAFNTDRSHIVNMAAREYLLEKFHYAKPHSCEGVMIISYDPARGQEVAEAIEESKSLVVSRSHFHTGDGCCLEILYLKGDSEEIWLLEKRVSHLCDVCRFVPSHRLQ